The DNA segment TTTAGCATTTTGATCTTTAGTTTCACCGCCATCAGACCAATTTGTCCAATCTTCGGTATAATATTTAGGAAATACATCAAAGGAGCCATAAATATTATTGTTGGCAATAACTTCGCCGATGTCAACTTGAATTCCTTTATTTCCGCCATAGGTTTCAACAAGTGTATTTGTCAATTTAGAACCGCCACTCCATACCGGAAATTCACTATTTAATTCCATATCATCTTTGACATGGTCTATTCTTTCAAGATATTTAACATCACCTTTTCGATAAGCTAAAAGACTACTTTTTTCATAGCGGACAAAATTTATATAATCCTCATTAAGTAATTTGACAAAGGTCTGATTGAATTGCTCATCATCTAAGCTTTTCATATCGATATAAGAAGACACTTTATTATCCTTTTCAATAATTTGTAAATCTCCGAATGTCAAACTAGTGAATGCGTCATAATTTTTAAAGATTGAAGTACTAAAGACAATCTGTTTTACATCAGTTGGATCAACGCTTTCTCCGGTTTTAAATAATTGTATTGGTAAGATCATCCATCCATCAAAATTTGCTGGAATTGTAATAGCGCTATCCCAATCTCTCCAAGAATTAATAGACAACGATCCATCAAGAGATTTAAAGAAAATATTCTTTCCCGTTTCTTTATTTACGTAAAATAGAACATTTCTTCTATTTTTTAACGCCATTGTAATCGGAGTAGTAATTGAAACTTGGTTTTTAATTCTTATAGATAAGGCATTAGCATTAGTTCCTAGTGTTCTAACACTTGGAGCTATAGCCCATTGAGCAGAAATATCGCTTTCAGCACCTTTATAAGAAAGTTGTAATCCTTTATCTAAATTTTTCGATAAGGATAGTTTATCGAAATCTATATCAGAGCTCACTTCTCCACTTCCAACGCTCTTATGAGAAATATTTATATATTCGCCATTGTAATCTTTTGAATAATAATTTGCATATGTCAGATCATTGAGTTTAGAAGGATCCAATACCATTTGAGATTTTCCATCTTTTAATATTTCAACTCCACCGATAGAAAAATTAGAAAAGGCATCATAATAAGTGTTAACTTCAAGATAGATAGCATATATACTGGAATAATTCATTGTTTTATTGCCATTTCCATATCCATCAAGAATTTGCATTCCTGAATATGGAACATAGATATAGCCATCAAAACTTGCAGGCAATACTATTGCATTATCACCATCTCTAAAAGCAACTTGTTTTTCAGCGCCATCAAGAGAATAAAGATAATAACTTTCACCAGGTTTAGCAGAAACTCTATCGGAATCCGTTTCATTTATATATAAAAACATTGGAGAGCCACCACCATCTAAGATGTTATTTTTTATTCTAAATGCCAAGCCATCACCACTAAAATCTTGGCTGACATTAGGAGTTATTTTTAAAGCAGAAGTAAGATTTTGTGGAGCAGTAACATAAGACACTGTCACTCCTCCCTCTAAAGTAGAAGTAAACTTTGAATTCGAATTTGCTTCTTTCATCGGTAGATACATTAAAGAGAAAAGCAAAATTGAAGCTGGTAGAACAGATATTTTAGCTTTCATTTTAATCTCCTTTTAAATTTTAAAAACTGTTTCTAAAAAATATTCAAAAAATTCTTTAACATCGACAGATTCAGCATAATGTATTTTCTTTCCGTGATCATCGATAAGAGTTACAGCTCTTTCATTATTTTCCAAGCCGATAAATACATTATCTTCTTTGAATTTACAGACATCTTTGAATATGGTTGTTACCGCTAAAGGGTCATGCATAACAGGAACGCTGAATTCATAATGTTTAAACCATTTTGCCATCATATCTGATAATAAAGAAAATCTTTTTCCATCGACTTGTTTTAATTTTTCACGATATTCTGCCAAAAGCTTAACTTGCATCGTAACATTTAAACCGACAGCATATAAAGGAACATCTGCTTCATATACTATTCTGGCTGCTTCTGGATCACAGAATATATTCCATTCCTTGCAATTTACATTAGTTGGATCTCCACCCATAATTCTAATTTCTTTTAAAAGAGAACAAATCGAAGGATCTTTTCTAATAGCTAAGGCGATATTTGTCAGAGGACCGATTCCAACGAGAGTTATTTCATTAGGATATTTATGAACTTGCTCAATTATGAAATCAACCGCATGTTGTTTTTCAACTACTCCTTCATCCATTTCATTAGAATATTGAGGAATTAAATATTTTCCATTTTCGTCTAATT comes from the Firmicutes bacterium CAG:345 genome and includes:
- a CDS encoding unknown (no significant homology to UniProt), with translation MKAKISVLPASILLFSLMYLPMKEANSNSKFTSTLEGGVTVSYVTAPQNLTSALKITPNVSQDFSGDGLAFRIKNNILDGGGSPMFLYINETDSDRVSAKPGESYYLYSLDGAEKQVAFRDGDNAIVLPASFDGYIYVPYSGMQILDGYGNGNKTMNYSSIYAIYLEVNTYYDAFSNFSIGGVEILKDGKSQMVLDPSKLNDLTYANYYSKDYNGEYINISHKSVGSGEVSSDIDFDKLSLSKNLDKGLQLSYKGAESDISAQWAIAPSVRTLGTNANALSIRIKNQVSITTPITMALKNRRNVLFYVNKETGKNIFFKSLDGSLSINSWRDWDSAITIPANFDGWMILPIQLFKTGESVDPTDVKQIVFSTSIFKNYDAFTSLTFGDLQIIEKDNKVSSYIDMKSLDDEQFNQTFVKLLNEDYINFVRYEKSSLLAYRKGDVKYLERIDHVKDDMELNSEFPVWSGGSKLTNTLVETYGGNKGIQVDIGEVIANNNIYGSFDVFPKYYTEDWTNWSDGGETKDQNAKGVTCYLKNLSRKEITINLEFEEMTKKNNQNIAERWNVQLGAMIMYYDINTKQEFIRVAKPSIVIPVGFEGYIRIDFSQYSVPSWCTIGDMQLDLSATMSGFFVTTDCSNNEGLSFVISDFGVYFNNTSISTLFEESNISIRNNMEDNL
- a CDS encoding inosine/uridine-preferring nucleoside hydrolase (product inferred by homology to UniProt), whose product is MNKIILDTDIGDDIDDAFALSILLNEKNADLLGVTTVFRNSYKRAKMASYLIKTFGKDVKVYAGCDEPLIAKVETLLSPEIKAKEKLDENGKYLIPQYSNEMDEGVVEKQHAVDFIIEQVHKYPNEITLVGIGPLTNIALAIRKDPSICSLLKEIRIMGGDPTNVNCKEWNIFCDPEAARIVYEADVPLYAVGLNVTMQVKLLAEYREKLKQVDGKRFSLLSDMMAKWFKHYEFSVPVMHDPLAVTTIFKDVCKFKEDNVFIGLENNERAVTLIDDHGKKIHYAESVDVKEFFEYFLETVFKI